The Heyndrickxia vini genome contains a region encoding:
- a CDS encoding TetR/AcrR family transcriptional regulator, with amino-acid sequence MDPQSRWEQERQEGKNKRKKSIVKAAEQVYSRKGFEKTTMQDVADEGNLGIATVFRYFPKKDKLIEAVAVSILERYLCIFDTVATLNITCLEKIEKLFDHFILDIQPENLESTQLLEAFESYATTSVEELENYQDYIDIRKKIADILFRIIEEGMGDGSIRTDIRTKDVLASVINAFGLYSRKLSLFERIPFIEDHPEPSVQLSLIKQIFMGYIKA; translated from the coding sequence ATGGATCCTCAAAGTAGATGGGAACAAGAGCGACAGGAAGGAAAAAATAAACGTAAGAAAAGCATAGTAAAGGCAGCTGAACAGGTGTACAGCAGAAAAGGCTTTGAAAAAACAACCATGCAGGATGTTGCGGATGAAGGAAATTTAGGTATTGCTACTGTTTTTCGTTACTTTCCTAAAAAAGATAAATTAATTGAGGCTGTGGCTGTGAGCATATTGGAAAGATATTTGTGCATCTTTGACACGGTAGCGACATTAAACATTACATGTCTGGAAAAGATTGAAAAACTCTTTGATCATTTTATCCTTGATATTCAGCCGGAAAATTTAGAAAGCACACAGTTACTTGAAGCATTTGAAAGCTATGCTACCACTTCAGTTGAAGAACTTGAAAATTATCAAGATTACATAGATATTCGAAAAAAAATAGCCGATATACTTTTTAGAATCATTGAGGAAGGGATGGGGGACGGCTCGATTCGTACAGATATACGTACGAAAGATGTTTTAGCTTCCGTCATTAATGCATTTGGTTTATATTCAAGAAAACTTTCCTTATTTGAACGGATTCCCTTCATTGAGGATCATCCGGAACCTAGTGTTCAGTTATCTTTAATTAAACAGATTTTTATGGGTTATATTAAAGCTTAG
- a CDS encoding aminopeptidase P family protein: protein MNKDFYVHNRKRLYEKLDEQSLLILFAGNAPQKSADEEYKFVPNRNFYYLTGIDEPNVIFLAQKTSEKVEEYLFIKKADPIMEKWVGKTISNEEAKDRSGIESIHYIDEFESFLSRILFSITDSTLFLDLERRELDTVTTKAQQFAAKCRVNFPYVQIKNVYPEICELRVFKQPLEIEKIKKAIEITQNGIKNLMGHAKAGLKEYQLEAYFDFTLKSEGVKSYAFNTIVASGKNGTVLHYENNDATVEDGNLVLLDLGAQYDYYSADISYTFPVNGKFTDKQKMYYDIVLKALRETTELIKPGVPFAKLNEHTKKVLAEECIKVGLIKEESEISKYYYHGVSHFLGLDTHDVGSYKDLIIQPGMVLTVEPGLYIEEEEIGIRIEDDVLVTEEGNEILSKDIFRSTEEIEEFMKK, encoded by the coding sequence ATGAATAAAGATTTTTATGTACATAATCGAAAACGTTTATATGAAAAATTGGATGAACAATCGCTTCTTATTTTATTTGCCGGGAATGCACCTCAGAAATCTGCTGATGAAGAATACAAATTCGTTCCTAACCGTAATTTTTATTATTTAACAGGGATTGACGAGCCTAATGTTATTTTTCTAGCTCAGAAAACAAGTGAAAAGGTTGAAGAATATTTATTTATAAAAAAAGCTGATCCAATTATGGAAAAGTGGGTGGGAAAAACGATTTCTAATGAAGAAGCTAAGGATCGTTCCGGAATTGAATCCATTCATTATATCGATGAGTTTGAATCCTTTTTATCAAGAATCTTATTTTCAATCACTGATTCTACTTTATTCCTAGATCTTGAAAGACGAGAATTAGATACTGTCACAACAAAGGCACAGCAATTTGCAGCAAAATGCCGTGTGAATTTCCCTTACGTGCAAATAAAAAATGTCTATCCGGAAATTTGTGAACTTCGCGTATTTAAACAACCACTAGAAATTGAAAAGATTAAAAAAGCAATTGAAATTACACAAAATGGAATAAAAAATTTAATGGGTCATGCAAAAGCGGGGCTAAAAGAGTACCAGTTGGAGGCTTATTTTGATTTTACATTAAAATCAGAAGGTGTAAAGAGCTATGCGTTTAATACGATTGTTGCGAGCGGAAAAAACGGCACAGTCCTACACTATGAAAATAATGATGCAACAGTCGAAGATGGCAATCTTGTGTTACTTGATCTAGGAGCACAGTATGACTATTATAGTGCGGATATTAGCTACACTTTTCCGGTAAATGGCAAATTCACAGATAAACAAAAAATGTATTATGATATCGTTCTAAAAGCTCTACGAGAAACAACTGAGTTGATTAAACCGGGTGTTCCATTCGCTAAGCTTAATGAACATACAAAAAAAGTTTTGGCGGAAGAATGTATTAAAGTTGGGTTAATAAAAGAAGAAAGTGAAATTAGCAAATATTACTATCACGGTGTCAGCCACTTCCTCGGACTTGATACCCATGATGTTGGCAGTTATAAAGATCTAATTATTCAACCTGGAATGGTGTTAACGGTTGAACCGGGACTATATATTGAGGAAGAAGAAATCGGCATCCGCATTGAAGATGATGTGTTAGTAACAGAAGAGGGGAACGAAATACTTTCCAAGGATATCTTCCGTTCCACAGAAGAAATTGAGGAGTTTATGAAGAAATAG
- a CDS encoding YbaK/EbsC family protein, producing the protein MSIESVQAHFKQWNREKDIMEFETSSATVNQAAETIGVIPARIAKTLSFKGEEDAAILIVAAGDAKIDNKKFRQTFGYKARMLSPDEVLEQTGHKIGGVCPFGLKNDLHVFLDISMKRFESVFPACGNANSAIELTLDELNTFSSAKDWVDVCKGWEEAKQEDTALHTRI; encoded by the coding sequence ATGTCGATAGAAAGCGTACAAGCCCATTTTAAGCAATGGAACCGTGAGAAAGATATAATGGAATTTGAAACATCGAGTGCAACCGTTAATCAAGCTGCGGAAACTATCGGTGTCATCCCGGCAAGAATCGCTAAAACGTTGTCGTTTAAAGGTGAGGAAGATGCTGCAATTCTTATCGTTGCCGCCGGAGATGCAAAAATAGACAATAAGAAATTTCGCCAAACCTTTGGCTATAAGGCTCGTATGCTTTCACCAGATGAGGTATTAGAACAAACAGGTCACAAAATCGGTGGTGTTTGCCCATTTGGTTTAAAAAATGATTTACATGTGTTTTTAGATATTTCAATGAAACGGTTTGAAAGTGTTTTCCCCGCTTGTGGCAATGCGAATTCGGCAATTGAATTAACATTAGACGAATTGAATACCTTTTCATCTGCAAAAGATTGGGTAGATGTATGTAAAGGGTGGGAAGAAGCAAAGCAGGAGGATACAGCCTTACATACAAGAATATAA
- a CDS encoding SDR family NAD(P)-dependent oxidoreductase has protein sequence MGRVQNKVALITGGASGIGLSSAILLAQEGAKVVIGDYNTEGAKKAANNLKEQGFEAVGIFLDASKQESIKEAIDFTIEQYGTIHILYNNVGLTNLQKDLDVVNIDLDEWDRLMNVNVKSVLLGSRYAIPHMIKAGGGSIINTASMAGFAGDSLRSAYGASKAAVVNLTRYIASQYGKDNIRCNAVAPGLILTPAAKKNLPPAVLNIFEKYNALPYHGEPEDIGYTVLFLASDESKFITGQTIQVEGGHYMGNPSMADFNALSNKA, from the coding sequence ATGGGAAGAGTACAAAATAAAGTCGCATTGATAACTGGTGGTGCTTCAGGAATTGGTTTATCATCGGCAATATTATTAGCACAAGAAGGAGCAAAGGTTGTCATTGGTGATTATAATACGGAGGGCGCAAAAAAAGCTGCGAATAATCTTAAAGAGCAAGGTTTTGAAGCTGTAGGGATTTTTCTAGATGCTTCAAAACAAGAATCAATTAAGGAAGCAATTGATTTTACAATTGAACAATATGGTACCATTCATATTCTTTATAACAATGTCGGGTTAACTAATCTTCAGAAAGATTTAGATGTCGTAAATATTGATTTGGATGAGTGGGATCGCCTGATGAATGTTAATGTAAAAAGTGTCCTATTAGGGAGCAGATACGCCATTCCGCATATGATTAAGGCTGGTGGAGGATCGATCATCAATACTGCCTCTATGGCTGGATTTGCGGGTGATTCTTTGCGTTCTGCTTATGGGGCTTCAAAAGCGGCAGTTGTTAATTTAACTCGATATATTGCCTCTCAATACGGCAAAGATAATATTAGGTGTAATGCAGTTGCACCAGGTCTTATATTAACTCCCGCTGCTAAAAAGAATTTACCACCTGCAGTTTTAAATATTTTTGAGAAATATAACGCTTTACCCTACCACGGAGAACCGGAAGATATCGGCTATACCGTTTTATTTTTAGCATCTGATGAATCGAAATTTATCACTGGACAAACGATTCAAGTCGAGGGCGGTCATTACATGGGCAATCCAAGTATGGCTGATTTTAATGCCTTAAGCAATAAGGCATAA
- a CDS encoding helix-turn-helix domain-containing protein, with translation MLYKSEVFVLTNYKAKKSNLNTLLVQNNMDLDILEENTKIPKSQLEDYLSKKVMNLNTAMTISKELNCQIEDLYEWKTISKK, from the coding sequence ATGCTTTATAAAAGTGAGGTGTTCGTTTTGACAAATTATAAAGCAAAAAAGAGTAACCTTAACACATTATTAGTACAAAACAATATGGATTTAGACATATTAGAGGAAAATACGAAAATTCCAAAAAGTCAGCTTGAGGATTATTTATCAAAAAAAGTTATGAATTTAAATACAGCGATGACAATTTCAAAAGAATTAAACTGTCAAATTGAAGATTTATATGAATGGAAAACAATTTCAAAAAAATAA
- the trhA gene encoding PAQR family membrane homeostasis protein TrhA: MAATHTFSKGEEIANSITHGIGALLSVAGLVLLIIFSSLTGNAWHIISFTVYGITMLFLYMSSTLVHALREGKAKDVFEIFDHSAIYFFIAGTYTPYLFLIVKGWQGWTIFGIVWGLAILGTIFKCFFVKKYLFTSTILYIVMGWGIITIWKPILMNLSQTGIILLVAGGLIYTIGSIFYMWRGFKYHHAIWHIFVMAGSACHFFGILLYL; this comes from the coding sequence TTGGCAGCTACTCATACATTTTCCAAAGGGGAAGAAATAGCTAATTCTATTACACATGGGATCGGTGCACTTCTAAGTGTCGCTGGACTTGTTTTGCTAATCATTTTTTCAAGTCTTACTGGGAATGCATGGCATATAATTAGTTTTACAGTTTATGGCATTACGATGCTATTCTTATATATGTCATCTACACTTGTACATGCACTCCGTGAAGGAAAGGCGAAAGATGTTTTTGAGATATTTGATCACTCAGCTATTTATTTCTTTATTGCTGGTACGTATACACCTTATTTATTCCTTATTGTTAAGGGGTGGCAAGGGTGGACGATTTTTGGTATCGTTTGGGGACTAGCGATTTTAGGTACAATCTTTAAATGCTTTTTTGTGAAAAAGTATCTCTTTACATCGACTATTTTATATATAGTCATGGGCTGGGGGATCATAACAATTTGGAAACCCATTTTGATGAATTTAAGTCAAACTGGAATCATTTTGTTAGTTGCCGGAGGATTAATATACACGATTGGTTCCATATTTTATATGTGGAGAGGATTTAAATACCATCATGCGATCTGGCACATCTTTGTTATGGCTGGATCAGCCTGTCACTTTTTCGGTATATTACTTTATTTATAA
- a CDS encoding cold-shock protein, giving the protein MVQGTVKWFNSEKGFGFIEREGGDDVFVHFSAIQGEGFKTLEEGQKVTFDIEQGQRGDQAANVQKA; this is encoded by the coding sequence ATGGTACAAGGTACAGTAAAATGGTTTAATAGTGAAAAAGGTTTTGGATTTATCGAACGTGAAGGTGGAGACGATGTATTCGTTCACTTCTCAGCGATTCAAGGCGAAGGCTTTAAAACATTAGAAGAAGGTCAGAAGGTTACTTTTGATATCGAGCAAGGTCAACGCGGAGACCAAGCTGCTAACGTTCAAAAAGCTTAA
- a CDS encoding spore coat protein, producing MKLAAHELHDLNELTMSCVNSITNMAYMLEHVQCQEFKSILETHFPLHVRDYNMKVEFLNELDGAKKELPLLKEDGKLQDFTSSNMNQYPPIQPRTLIENMNDREMATAYLLTLKRAGREYAWSAMEMANPKIRSFCQTAFMMSCSHAYDMWQYMVKKGYYALEPAETTMIGKIGAMYKVIPEDQSQIQQYMNQYQNPETGNSDQLYQ from the coding sequence ATGAAACTTGCTGCACATGAATTACATGATCTAAATGAATTAACGATGAGTTGTGTTAATTCGATAACAAATATGGCATATATGTTAGAACATGTACAATGCCAGGAGTTTAAAAGTATACTGGAAACCCATTTTCCATTACATGTTAGAGACTATAATATGAAAGTAGAGTTTTTAAACGAATTGGATGGTGCCAAAAAAGAATTGCCATTATTAAAAGAGGATGGGAAGCTTCAGGATTTTACTAGTTCAAATATGAATCAATATCCGCCTATCCAGCCTCGAACATTGATTGAAAATATGAATGATCGAGAAATGGCTACAGCATATTTATTAACTCTCAAACGTGCTGGGCGTGAGTATGCATGGTCAGCCATGGAAATGGCCAATCCAAAAATACGATCATTTTGTCAAACTGCCTTTATGATGAGTTGTTCACACGCCTATGACATGTGGCAGTATATGGTGAAGAAAGGTTATTATGCATTAGAACCGGCAGAAACAACAATGATTGGAAAAATCGGTGCAATGTATAAAGTAATCCCTGAAGATCAATCACAAATTCAACAATATATGAATCAATATCAAAATCCGGAAACTGGAAATAGTGATCAGTTATATCAATGA
- a CDS encoding S8 family serine peptidase, whose product MKRRSRRSIPFKIISSGILAALLVSGSNYSFANTEERSNQSKVNVESIVQKGQEILREQKQKANLDAKNKLGITKSDINKATNKPFAPKDKVRLIVELTDEPLVDTQTSVLEEKKKLKTHDQVINQITKKRIKTKLRHQFVRGFNGFSMETEFRNMETIKKIDGVANVTIAKTYSEAMKSSKSMVQVQQVWEELGLKGEGMLVGVVDSGVDYRHKDMVMSEEGKEKEKLTKEKIQSKLDETKVADRWYTDKVPTGYDWADKDDDVLPYESSHGMHVSGTIGANGDEENDGVKGIAPNVQILAEKVFSDNGGGAYEDDIVAGINHAVEMGADVINLSLGSDGGFVGEEDDTVQKAIRLATNNGVLVVAAGGNAYYSTKNDKLSSSTKPYADNPDIGILGSPGVSPYALQVASYENNIVHKPSIKLSTGDEIGFYEPSYLKLKKTVKEGEEYPLVFAGKGSANDYKNIDVKDKIAVVQPDLDLGINSHLQFNAQDKGAKAVIIAPTPAWGDYKESDFSPYSIPAVVTSVKDGNKLIKELQNGQAVSAQLSGGVWVENPNHDEISDFSSIGAPHTLDFKPEITAPGGGIYSTVFDNQYDVYSGTSMSTPHVVGGATLVLQSFYEKGLPKNMNTILKTKTALMNTSKIEYDQSSNNMLPYSPRKQGAGMMQIKNALQTPVLIENKAASAERKGSVALKEINNQMAQFDLSVVPLSEKKSEDVEYNVYLDVLTDDTEYKEYDLNGDGKPDRSHDYLTLSSKRVKNAVGLLNGKEISYDKPVRIKVKDGKKQNVHVDLILPKDLRKNSFVEGFVRFVPVNKDLPELSMPYMGFYGQWDSLKNIDAPAWDKDVFLGYTVLWDEMSEMPLGYDAQTGEFNMNHIAYSPNSVLSGVYPSFTVFRNLKEVNLSVENNNGKKIRQLGNFSEFTSDGSPWKFSKNIMAYNDFSISGEMYPWDATNDQGEIVPDGEYQLTITSTLDYKNAKPQKVKMPVKIDSVAPTIDNIKVEPIDGKYKISWNAKDNAGGSGYDGAILWINGQYQSIPEGATSYLSKIEPKGMVIIGIDWALNAGFNVWGDPGYINKDMLINYLGIYGSNVNEDAPLQINGFAIKKVDWKFKIAGPDGKIVDTFDVKHQAEIHMNWKPEKDLPDGTYSIYTEAIDSDGFKVEAEPTKFTVKQKK is encoded by the coding sequence ATGAAACGGAGAAGCCGACGGTCGATACCATTTAAAATAATAAGCTCGGGTATATTAGCAGCACTATTAGTTAGCGGCAGTAATTATAGTTTCGCAAATACAGAGGAAAGGAGTAACCAAAGTAAGGTTAACGTTGAATCAATTGTTCAAAAAGGGCAGGAAATTCTAAGAGAACAAAAGCAAAAAGCGAATCTTGATGCCAAAAATAAACTAGGAATCACAAAATCTGATATTAATAAAGCTACGAATAAACCATTTGCACCTAAAGATAAAGTGAGATTAATCGTTGAACTAACTGATGAGCCATTGGTGGACACACAAACGAGTGTACTTGAGGAAAAGAAAAAATTAAAAACGCATGATCAAGTCATTAATCAAATAACGAAAAAACGAATAAAGACAAAACTAAGACATCAATTTGTTCGCGGATTTAATGGATTTAGTATGGAGACAGAGTTTCGAAATATGGAGACCATTAAGAAAATTGATGGTGTTGCAAATGTAACCATTGCAAAAACGTACTCGGAAGCAATGAAATCTTCAAAAAGTATGGTGCAAGTCCAACAAGTTTGGGAAGAACTCGGGCTTAAAGGTGAAGGAATGCTTGTCGGTGTCGTCGATTCCGGAGTTGATTATCGCCATAAAGATATGGTGATGTCAGAAGAAGGAAAGGAAAAAGAAAAGCTAACAAAAGAGAAGATACAAAGTAAGCTTGACGAAACCAAAGTAGCTGACCGCTGGTATACCGATAAAGTACCAACCGGCTATGATTGGGCGGACAAAGACGACGATGTACTTCCATACGAAAGTTCACATGGCATGCATGTGTCCGGAACGATCGGGGCTAACGGTGATGAAGAAAATGATGGAGTCAAAGGAATTGCTCCAAATGTCCAAATTCTTGCAGAAAAAGTATTCTCAGATAATGGTGGGGGCGCATACGAGGATGACATTGTTGCCGGAATCAACCATGCTGTTGAAATGGGTGCGGATGTTATCAATTTAAGCTTAGGTTCTGATGGCGGATTCGTTGGTGAAGAGGATGATACGGTACAAAAAGCGATACGACTTGCAACGAATAATGGTGTATTAGTAGTTGCTGCAGGTGGAAATGCCTATTACAGTACAAAAAATGACAAGCTTTCATCTTCCACAAAACCATATGCGGATAATCCGGATATAGGTATTTTAGGATCACCAGGTGTCAGTCCGTATGCTTTACAAGTAGCTTCATACGAAAATAACATTGTCCATAAACCTAGTATAAAGCTATCTACGGGAGATGAAATTGGTTTTTATGAACCAAGTTATTTAAAATTGAAAAAAACAGTGAAAGAAGGCGAAGAATACCCTCTAGTATTTGCAGGTAAAGGGAGCGCAAATGATTACAAAAATATTGATGTAAAAGATAAAATTGCCGTTGTACAACCAGATCTTGATTTAGGAATCAATTCGCATCTCCAATTTAATGCTCAAGATAAAGGTGCTAAAGCGGTTATTATTGCACCAACTCCAGCATGGGGTGATTACAAAGAATCAGATTTCAGTCCATATTCAATTCCAGCTGTTGTTACAAGTGTGAAAGATGGAAATAAACTGATCAAGGAGCTTCAAAACGGTCAGGCGGTTTCCGCACAACTTAGTGGGGGAGTATGGGTTGAAAATCCAAACCATGATGAAATATCTGATTTTTCTTCTATAGGTGCACCACATACACTTGATTTTAAACCGGAAATCACAGCACCTGGTGGTGGTATCTATTCAACCGTTTTTGATAATCAATATGATGTTTATAGTGGGACATCAATGTCCACACCGCACGTTGTTGGGGGAGCAACACTTGTCCTTCAATCCTTTTATGAAAAAGGATTACCGAAAAATATGAATACGATTTTAAAGACAAAAACCGCTTTAATGAATACATCGAAGATTGAATATGATCAAAGCTCGAATAATATGCTTCCTTATTCTCCGCGTAAACAAGGGGCAGGCATGATGCAAATTAAAAATGCTTTGCAAACACCGGTACTAATAGAAAATAAAGCGGCTAGTGCAGAAAGAAAAGGATCAGTTGCTTTGAAGGAAATAAATAATCAAATGGCCCAATTTGATTTAAGTGTTGTACCCCTTTCAGAGAAAAAATCTGAAGATGTGGAGTATAATGTTTATTTGGATGTCTTAACAGATGATACGGAATATAAGGAATATGATCTAAATGGTGATGGCAAACCCGACCGATCTCACGATTATTTAACACTTTCAAGTAAACGTGTAAAAAATGCGGTTGGACTATTAAACGGGAAAGAGATTTCTTATGACAAACCAGTAAGGATAAAAGTTAAAGATGGAAAGAAGCAAAATGTACATGTCGATCTAATTTTACCAAAAGATTTACGGAAAAATAGTTTCGTTGAAGGATTTGTCCGTTTTGTACCTGTAAATAAAGACCTGCCTGAATTATCCATGCCATATATGGGCTTTTATGGTCAGTGGGATTCACTAAAGAATATTGATGCTCCAGCATGGGATAAAGATGTATTTTTAGGCTATACCGTATTATGGGATGAGATGAGTGAAATGCCATTAGGTTATGATGCGCAAACAGGGGAATTTAATATGAACCATATTGCTTACTCACCTAATTCCGTTTTATCTGGTGTGTATCCTTCCTTTACAGTATTTAGAAATTTGAAAGAAGTAAATCTTTCGGTTGAGAACAATAATGGAAAGAAAATCCGTCAATTAGGAAACTTCAGTGAATTTACATCTGATGGGTCCCCGTGGAAATTTTCGAAGAACATTATGGCGTACAACGACTTCTCTATATCGGGGGAAATGTATCCTTGGGATGCAACAAATGACCAAGGGGAAATTGTTCCCGACGGAGAATATCAATTAACGATTACAAGTACACTAGATTACAAAAATGCCAAACCGCAAAAGGTGAAAATGCCAGTTAAAATTGATTCAGTGGCCCCAACGATTGATAATATAAAAGTAGAGCCGATTGATGGAAAATACAAAATTTCTTGGAATGCGAAAGACAATGCAGGTGGGAGTGGATATGATGGTGCGATCCTTTGGATTAATGGACAATATCAATCGATTCCCGAAGGTGCAACTTCGTACCTATCAAAGATAGAGCCAAAAGGCATGGTCATTATTGGAATTGATTGGGCTTTAAACGCTGGATTCAATGTATGGGGTGACCCGGGCTATATCAATAAAGACATGTTAATTAATTATCTTGGCATATATGGTTCAAATGTAAACGAAGATGCGCCACTGCAAATCAACGGATTTGCTATTAAAAAGGTGGATTGGAAATTTAAAATTGCTGGACCGGACGGAAAAATTGTCGATACTTTCGATGTCAAACATCAAGCGGAAATCCATATGAATTGGAAGCCTGAGAAGGATTTACCGGACGGAACTTATTCCATTTATACGGAAGCTATTGATTCTGATGGCTTTAAAGTGGAAGCAGAACCTACTAAATTTACGGTTAAACAGAAGAAATAA